The following are encoded in a window of Palaemon carinicauda isolate YSFRI2023 chromosome 31, ASM3689809v2, whole genome shotgun sequence genomic DNA:
- the LOC137624886 gene encoding uncharacterized protein: MSSFFLQKVRCTARGCSAAFTDPMGHDLCRAHAHCAISFSREPGQAPYTIWFPEACMLCYELSALLLSEEADDESLREARATLRPWVSGFGRNAPAGAPYLLDGDMASRLFPGSTTAAVPPETAAPLIEVVRATILTEEEVLVTEAEPYLGLDEEPMDEQVGGVELVDPLSPHTPSSTTSFHGFDKPTASPRGPSVPVRPKVKPLRTFKPSALPLSVSPVPGPSKDPDVHIAIPKTVTPKKSKSTKSRASLEDQAREPPLSAAMVRDIVKEQIQQYLQQSRADRGAMTELKDMVASLIRSGTQMPPPSAPDASKLPPFEKNNPWRFALHAPYIDGAITLEGIGTRPLEDLEFYPPGLEFPFNGFVRLKEHALVRLDKVPKETVIFPKEQAQAFWARTLSDWGCTNSKLTPHKGAYTIFTASPGITLPITDKVAALTFQAIKEGSAMPALKETDPTSMLIPSTVTIWDDAPATFTVGKLDPDCASNLFSEKLPKLPDILLKTEFEARNRLARSLHSITSVESLTSLYPTETMFRVFTKNLSLSFQIDLHEFCSARVSCRKHVFSEATIRHEPNRLIASPCWGKNLFPQEEVNKVLQDAARANQNLQVRWGLTAKKRVEGQKQTFFRKKQRFAPYKTSRGHYQQSPIAHSSSQSPTASSPLQPKHPQQVVYLCSPRYPTQPRLDALTRIQP, from the exons atgtcttctttctttttacagaaagtccgctgcactgccaggggctgctccgctgcctttactgatcccatgggccatgatctatgccgggcccatgcccattgcgccatatccttctctcgggaaccgggacaagccccctatacgatatggtttccggaggcatgcatgctctgctatgagctgtcagccctactcctgagcgaggag gctgatgatgaatctctcagggaggcgagagctactctccggccttgggtgtcagggtttgggaggaatgcgcctgctggcgcaccctatctccttgatggagacatggcttctcgcctattcccaggctctactactgcagcagttccaccggagacagcggccccgttaattgaagtggttagagcaaccattctaactgaggaagaggttttagtgacggaggccgagccctacctaggtctggacgaggaacccatggatgagcaggtaggtggtgttgagttggtggaccccctttcaccccacactccttcctctactacttcctttcacggctttgataaacctacggcttctcctcgaggtccctccgttcctgtacgacccaaggtgaagccactacgtacctttaagccttcagctttgccattatcagtgtcaccggttccgggaccctcaaaggatcctgatgttcatattgctatacctaaaaccgtgactcctaagaagtcaaagtctactaagtccagggcttcgttagaggatcaggctcgggagccccctttatccgccgccatggtcagggatattgtgaaagaacagatacaacaatatcttcaacagtctagggcagaccgaggagctatgacggagctcaaagatatggtggcaagtctcatccgttccggaactcagatgccccctccttcagccccggacgcatcgaagttacctcccttcgagaaaaacaacccttggaggtttgccttacatgctccatatattgatggtgccataactctagagggcataggcacccgtcctctagaggacttagaattttaccctccgggactagaattcccattcaacggcttcgtccgattgaaagaacatgccttggttaggttagacaaggtaccgaaggaaacggtaatattccctaaagagcaggcccaagctttctgggccaggacgttgtcagactggggttgcactaattccaagctcaccccacacaaaggagcctacaccatatttacagcttctccaggtattaccttgcctattacagataaagtggcagctcttacttttcaggctatcaaagaaggttctgccatgccggctcttaaagagaccgatcccacctccatgctcattccgagtaccgttactatctgggatgatgcccccgctactttcacagtagggaagttagacccagactgtgcctctaatctgttctccgagaagcttcctaaattaccagatattcttctcaagactgagtttgaggcacggaataggttggctaggtctctccactccattacctccgtggagtccctaacctcactttatccgaccgagaccatgttccgggtattcacaaagaacctgtctctgtccttccaaatcgacttacacgagttttgttcggctcgggttagttgcaggaagcacgttttttctgaggccacgatcaggcatgaaccgaataggctgatagcttccccctgctggggtaagaacctttttcctcaggaggaggtgaacaaggttctacaagacgctgcgagagcaaatcaaaatttgcaagtgaggtggggcctcactgccaaaaagagggttgaaggtcaaaaacaaaccttcttcaggaagaaacagaggtttgccccttacaagacgagccgaggtcactaccaacaatcgccgattgcccactcgtcttcacagtctcccactgcttcgtctcctctacagccgaaacaccctcaacaggtggtctacctctgctcccccaggtacccaacccaaccccgtttggatgccctcacccgcatacaaccctag